One segment of Carya illinoinensis cultivar Pawnee chromosome 1, C.illinoinensisPawnee_v1, whole genome shotgun sequence DNA contains the following:
- the LOC122314884 gene encoding pirin-like protein: MSESSQTPPFDRPRSVVKMFLARHQQEGDGAVVRRCIGRNELKFLDPFLMLDHFSVTPPAGFPDHPHRGFETVTYMLQGAMTHQDFAGHKGTIGTGDVQWMTAGRGIVHSEMPAGEGVSNGLQLWINLSSRDKMIEPSYQELLSDEIVRAEEDGVEVRVIAGESMGVRSPVHTRTPTIFLDFTLKPRAQVHQSIPASWNSFVYVIEGEGVFGSSNSAAVAAHHVLVLGPGDGLSAWNRSSKRLRFVLIGGQPLDEPVAQYGPFVMNTQAEINKTIEDYQYCKNGFELARSWRSQ; encoded by the exons ATGTCTGAATCAAGTCAAACTCCTCCTTTTGACAGACCCAGATCGGTGGTCAAGATGTTCTTGGCCAGACATCAACAAGAGGGTGATGGTGCTGTTGTCAGGAGATGTATTGGACG GAATGAATTGAAGTTTTTGGATCCCTTTCTGATGTTGGATCATTTTTCAG TGACTCCTCCTGCGGGATTTCCTGATCATCCACACCGAG GTTTCGAGACAGTTACATACATGTTGCAG GGAGCCATGACTCATCAAGATTTTGCAGGGCATAAGGGTACAATTGGAACTGGTGATGTGCAG TGGATGACAGCAGGTAGAGGAATTGTCCACTCGGAAATGCCTGCAGGTGAAGGAGTTTCAAATGGTTTACAGCTTTGGATCAATTTATCTTCCAGAGACAAAAT GATTGAGCCAAGTTATCAAGAACTTTTAAGTGACGAGATAGTAAGGGCAGAGGAAGATGGGGTTGAGGTCCGAGTTATAGCAGGAGAATCCATGGGAGTTCGATCTCCAGTTCACACCCGAACTCCAACAATTTTTCTGGATTTCACTCTAAAACCCAGAGCTCAAGTGCATCAGAGTATCCCAGCATCATGGAATTCCTTTGTGTACGTAATTGAAGGGGAAGGGGTGTTTGGCTCCTCAAACTCAGCAGCTGTGGCAGCTCACCATGTCTTGGTTCTGGGTCCCGGAGACGGTCTAAGCGCCTGGAATCGGTCTTCGAAGAGATTGAGGTTTGTGCTGATAGGAGGGCAGCCTCTTGATGAACCAGTGGCTCAGTACGGGCCTTTTGTGATGAACACACAAGCTGAAATCAACAAGACAATTGAGGACTACCAGTATTGCAAAAATGGTTTCGAACTGGCCAGGAGCTGGAGATCTCAATGA